A region of Actinomycetota bacterium DNA encodes the following proteins:
- a CDS encoding GNAT family N-acetyltransferase — MRIREAQPNEAHQILDFIRDLAIYEKAPDEALATIEDIEKSFFCDHPQVFCNFVEVESQVVGFVVWYLNYSTWTGTHGIYVEDLFVRPEYRGNGYGKALLSYLANICVSRGYERLQWWVLDWNMPAIDFYESLGAEAMNEWTVMRVQKDALSRLAALPN; from the coding sequence ATGCGAATTCGAGAAGCACAACCTAACGAAGCCCACCAGATTTTAGACTTCATCAGGGATCTGGCGATCTATGAAAAAGCGCCTGATGAAGCGTTAGCAACCATTGAAGATATTGAGAAATCATTTTTCTGCGATCACCCGCAAGTATTTTGCAATTTTGTTGAAGTTGAAAGCCAGGTTGTTGGGTTTGTTGTCTGGTACCTGAACTATTCAACTTGGACTGGCACGCACGGGATTTATGTGGAAGATCTATTTGTCAGACCGGAGTATCGAGGCAACGGATACGGAAAGGCTTTGCTAAGTTACTTGGCCAATATTTGTGTTTCTAGAGGGTACGAAAGGCTACAGTGGTGGGTCCTGGATTGGAATATGCCGGCCATTGATTTCTACGAATCACTGGGCGCAGAAGCTATGAACGAGTGGACTGTAATGCGCGTTCAGAAAGACGCGCTATCCCGATTAGCCGCCTTGCCCAACTAG
- a CDS encoding Hsp20/alpha crystallin family protein, whose product MSDLAIRDSLGLFDWTPRLFELDSDVATMRVEEYVEDGELIVKAEIPGIDPDKDVKITMTEGRLRIQARRSEEREHQGVDAFRSEFHYGLFIRDFVLPAGTDKDKVKASYHAGLLTVRIPMPEVNEVTTTIPITHT is encoded by the coding sequence ATGTCAGATTTAGCAATCCGAGATTCCTTGGGTTTATTCGATTGGACACCTCGACTATTTGAATTGGATAGCGATGTGGCAACAATGCGAGTTGAAGAATATGTAGAAGATGGCGAACTCATAGTTAAGGCTGAAATCCCTGGAATTGATCCGGATAAGGATGTGAAAATAACGATGACCGAAGGCCGCCTTCGCATTCAGGCTCGTCGCAGTGAAGAGCGCGAACATCAGGGCGTAGATGCCTTTCGCAGTGAATTTCACTATGGACTTTTTATTCGCGATTTTGTTTTACCTGCTGGCACGGATAAGGACAAGGTAAAGGCAAGCTATCACGCTGGTCTACTAACCGTTCGAATTCCGATGCCAGAGGTAAATGAGGTAACAACAACGATCCCCATCACGCACACCTAA